One genomic segment of Pseudorasbora parva isolate DD20220531a chromosome 6, ASM2467924v1, whole genome shotgun sequence includes these proteins:
- the LOC137078330 gene encoding uncharacterized protein, with translation MADHIAPDEDDSAPRLDFSSEPFTIQREPLNELINTFSELYIDSEEEGERIRDSIPAGDNILNDSDFPPPPSTETDEVPDHNPFSSVTALIERLTERITSLEGRLTECAQGMSDCVPYAEFESKCKASEERIKYYMERECDRTKKQLELSIQDLGKSMIDCLKRRDIQIDQKLSSLVPSMSTPGHRDPSPLGTYPGGKSRDQTYSLQYSHLPVSESQSSMQHNPPVKLDFPCFSNNKDEDPVVFIERCEEYFAVRPLSECEIMASLTAVLKGTAKDWWLAERRNVQNWKQFKETFLLSFLSEDYEEVAARKLLERKQGAKESIRDFAFQYRALCLRWKSEMPEKEVVQAILRNCNPRLASLLRGTVKEVGELVRIGTQIERDFDESKRYWSLVNVEEQRKKPQSSQDLQRKPPHANTRVVQSNVQFDLKTVTIPIVLQDRYFKAMVDTGSTLSLIQKSLWKQLCKEEQFQSSKGQSFLLANGQRQTAIGKVEWSCEIQGQHMKIVLFILNDADLTVPIILGMDFLLASGIRLDFQKAQYSLPIKEETVEGKTYSFLTNECHSTVNFYLALPTPTMSDETLHAIHQLTQQADTGEQFKGRLKDLMLEWPSVCTHEIGQSSLVKHRIITTNDVPVRKRAYKVSVDKQRFIDLEVKDLLAKKIIQPSISPWASPVVVVPKKDGSSRLCVDYQGLNAKTYLDAYPMPQIQDILESLHGAAVFSTLDLRSGY, from the coding sequence ATGGCCGATCATATTGCTCCTGATGAGGATGACTCAGCACCCAGACTGGATTTCTCATCAGAGCCGTTCACCATACAGAGAGAGCCTCTCAACGAGCTGATTAACACTTTTAGCGAACTGTACATCGACTCTGAGGAAGAGGGAGAAAGGATTAGGGATAGCATTCCCGCTGGTGACAATATTCTGAATGACTCTGATTTTCCACCGCCACCTTCCACAGAAACAGATGAAGTACCAGATCACAACCCATTTTCATCAGTTACGGCATTAATAGAAAGGCTGACAGAAAGAATTACTTCGCTGGAAGGTCGCTTAACAGAATGTGCTCAAGGGATGAGTGATTGTGTTCCATATGCAGAATTTGAGTCTAAGTGCAAGGCCAGCgaagaaagaataaaatattatatggaACGGGAATGTGACAGAACTAAAAAACAGTTGGAGCTCTCCATTCAAGACCTAGGTAAGTCCATGATTGATTGTTTGAAGAGACGGGACATTCAAATTGATCAGAAACTCAGCTCTCTTGTTCCATCCATGTCTACGCCTGGTCACCGTGATCCAAGCCCTTTAGGTACATATCCTGGTGGTAAATCGAGAGACCAAACATATAGCCTCCAGTATAGCCACTTGCCAGTTTCCGAAAGCCAGAGCTCAATGCAACATAATCCTCCTGTGAAACTCGACTTTCCTTGTTTTAGTAATAACAAGGATGAAGATCCAGTTGTATTCATTGAAAGATGTGAGGAATATTTTGCTGTTCGGCCCCTCAGTGAGTGTGAGATAATGGCTTCACTCACAGCTGTATTAAAAGGTACCGCAAAAGACTGGTGGCTTGCTGAACGTAGAAATGTTCAAAATTGGAAACAGTTTAAAGAAACTTTCTTGCTCTCATTCTTAAGTGAAGATTATGAGGAAGTTGCGGCAAGGAAATTACTTGAGAGGAAGCAAGGTGCGAAGGAGAGCATCAGAGATTTTGCTTTCCAATATAGAGCCTTATGTTTGAGGTGGAAGAGTGAAATGCCTGAGAAGGAAGTGGTCCAAGCTATTCTACGAAATTGCAACCCACGTCTTGCAAGCTTGCTAAGAGGAACTGTTAAAGAAGTTGGAGAGTTGGTTAGAATTGGAACACAGATAGAAAGAGATTTTGATGAGTCCAAAAGATATTGGAGTCTTGTCAATGTTGAAGAACAAAGGAAAAAACCTCAATCTTCTCAAGATCTGCAACGTAAACCTCCTCATGCTAATACCAGAGTCGTTCAATCCAATGTACAATTTGATTTAAAGACAGTCACCATTCCCATTGTCCTACAAGACAGATATTTCAAAGCTATGGTCGATACTGGCAGCACCTTGTCTCTCATCCAGAAATCCTTGTGGAAACAGCTATGCAAAGAGGAACAATTCCAGTCAAGTAAAGGACAGTCATTTCTGCTTGCAAATGGACAGCGGCAGACAGCCATTGGTAAGGTGGAATGGAGTTGTGAAATTCAGGGACAACATATGAAAATCGTACTGTTTATCCTGAATGATGCAGATTTAACTGTACCGATCATCCTAGGTATGGATTTTCTGCTCGCTTCTGGAATAAGGTTAGATTTTCAAAAAGCACAGTACAGTCTGCCTATAAAAGAAGAGACTGTTGAAGGGAAAACGTATTCATTTCTAACCAACGAATGCCATTCAACTGTGAACTTTTATCTTGCTTTACCCACTCCTACAATGTCTGATGAAACGCTTCATGCCATCCACCAACTTACACAGCAGGCTGATACGGGTGAACAGTTTAAGGGACGGCTGAAAGATTTAATGTTAGAATGGCCATCAGTTTGCACCCACGAGATTGGACAGTCAAGTCTTGTAAAACATCGCATTATCACTACAAATGATGTTCCAGTAAGAAAACGTGCTTACAAGGTTTCAGTAGACAAGCAAAGATTTATTGATTTAGAAGTTAAGGACTTGTTAGCCAAAAAGATAATTCAACCATCTATTTCCCCTTGGGCTTCACCAGTGGTGGTAGTCCCAAAAAAGGATGGAAGTTCAAGACTCTGTGTGGACTACCAAGGTCTTAATGCCAAGACGTACCTGGATGCCTACCCAATGCCCCAGATCCAGGATATCTTAGAGTCACTACATGGAGCAGCGGTGTTTAGCACTCTAGATTTGAGAAGTGGATATTAG